From the Paenibacillus sp. FSL H8-0548 genome, one window contains:
- a CDS encoding extracellular solute-binding protein produces MKKPLLSVLTLMMLVVLLAACGGNNNKPAEATNAPATDAANANNEGSAESEISGTVTFLTNRTDMIDTEYVEYAKRFKEKYPNAEVKFEAVTDLDKTTKIRIASGEFPDVVLIPTIPNSELPQYFAPLDDIGLNDRIYFKDYKGHDGKVYGISAGASTTGIVYNKKAFADAGITEIPTTLDAFYAAAEKLKAKGIVPLASNFKDQWTLYPWASEVATSIAGNANLNNERKDTDAPFAMDNAYGQAMTIIRTMYEKGYLEPDVNSTNWEQSKKDIASGKFAMYMLGNWVIPQVADSGTTSDNVGFFPLPYDNSGKTNVALAPDWAYGVNKNSKNLATAKAFVKWMVEDSGFDDFAGFIPVLKDKEPNVPQLSEFNSFNPTYIEAVADDAAATDIVNKAQITKEAMVQEFVLSKDPRSILDKYNENWAKARKSVAK; encoded by the coding sequence ATGAAGAAGCCATTATTGTCTGTTTTAACGCTTATGATGCTCGTGGTTCTATTGGCAGCATGTGGAGGAAACAACAACAAGCCAGCAGAGGCGACAAATGCTCCAGCAACGGATGCAGCCAATGCTAATAACGAAGGCAGCGCAGAGAGCGAAATCAGCGGCACCGTCACGTTCCTGACAAACCGTACGGACATGATTGATACGGAATATGTAGAGTACGCGAAACGATTTAAAGAAAAATACCCGAATGCAGAAGTGAAATTCGAAGCGGTAACCGATTTGGACAAAACGACGAAGATCCGCATCGCGTCAGGCGAATTCCCAGACGTTGTCCTTATTCCCACGATTCCGAACTCCGAGCTTCCGCAATATTTTGCTCCACTCGATGACATCGGTCTGAACGACCGCATTTACTTCAAAGATTACAAAGGACATGACGGCAAAGTTTACGGCATTTCCGCAGGCGCAAGCACAACGGGCATCGTGTACAACAAGAAAGCGTTCGCGGACGCTGGCATTACTGAAATCCCAACGACACTTGATGCATTCTACGCAGCGGCAGAGAAGCTGAAAGCGAAGGGCATCGTTCCGCTAGCCTCCAACTTTAAGGATCAATGGACGCTTTACCCTTGGGCGTCAGAGGTTGCGACTTCAATCGCTGGCAATGCTAACCTGAACAACGAGCGTAAAGACACAGATGCACCTTTTGCAATGGACAATGCTTACGGTCAAGCAATGACCATCATCCGCACGATGTATGAGAAAGGCTATCTAGAGCCGGACGTCAACTCGACGAACTGGGAGCAATCGAAGAAAGATATCGCTAGCGGCAAATTCGCGATGTACATGCTTGGCAACTGGGTTATCCCGCAGGTAGCGGACAGCGGAACAACTTCCGATAATGTAGGTTTCTTCCCGCTGCCTTATGACAATTCCGGCAAAACCAATGTAGCGCTCGCACCTGACTGGGCTTACGGCGTGAACAAAAACAGCAAAAACCTCGCGACTGCCAAAGCATTCGTGAAATGGATGGTCGAGGATTCCGGCTTTGATGATTTCGCAGGCTTCATCCCGGTATTGAAGGATAAAGAGCCGAATGTACCACAGCTTTCCGAGTTCAACTCCTTCAATCCGACATACATCGAAGCGGTTGCTGACGACGCGGCTGCAACGGACATCGTTAACAAAGCGCAAATTACGAAAGAGGCGATGGTACAGGAGTTCGTATTGTCGAAGGATCCGCGGTCTATTCTAGACAAATACAACGAAAACTGGGCAAAAGCTAGAAAATCGGTAGCGAAATAA
- a CDS encoding cellulase family glycosylhydrolase, protein MKLQQFIKRKGSRLMEGAKPFRFGGPNIYWLGLDENVGGVDWPTPFRVIDALDTAKEMGATVVRSHTLAASQGCPKAISPKLGEYNEEAFRRVDFAIKEAGERGLRLIIPFVCNWSYYHGGRSTFTNWRGLEDPNAFYTDEDVIRDFKAYIYTIVNRVNSYTGIAYKDDPMILAWELGNELNDAPADWVEEICAFLKKNAPRHLTAHGKQFQLDADKLAIPSLDILDVHYYPANAEELLKDAKAVQAAGKVYIAGEYGWPDCDLQGFLAAAEAEEAVSGTSFWSLFGHHDEGGYVQHYDGFAVHYPGCGINEELQQRIQQLREHAFRMSGQTLPEISLPDAPIIRDAAAVVKFRGTVGAAYYTIEKSTEGESGPWHIVYDKQPVQHAGAWIDPTRIHTKEAYYRVKAHSLSGEAGVYSSVYKSNPF, encoded by the coding sequence ATGAAACTACAGCAGTTTATTAAGCGGAAAGGGTCCAGGTTGATGGAAGGCGCCAAGCCATTCCGCTTCGGCGGCCCTAATATTTATTGGCTTGGTCTTGACGAGAATGTTGGTGGGGTCGATTGGCCGACTCCGTTCCGCGTCATCGATGCGCTGGATACGGCGAAGGAGATGGGCGCAACGGTCGTACGCTCGCATACGCTGGCGGCTTCGCAAGGATGTCCGAAAGCTATATCTCCAAAGCTTGGCGAGTACAACGAGGAAGCTTTCCGCAGAGTCGACTTTGCCATTAAGGAAGCGGGCGAGCGCGGACTTCGGCTCATTATTCCGTTCGTATGCAATTGGAGCTACTATCATGGAGGCCGATCGACGTTTACGAACTGGAGAGGGCTTGAGGATCCGAATGCATTCTATACGGATGAGGATGTTATACGGGATTTCAAAGCGTATATCTATACGATTGTTAACCGGGTTAATTCATATACCGGAATTGCCTATAAGGATGATCCGATGATCCTGGCATGGGAGCTTGGCAATGAGCTTAACGATGCGCCGGCAGATTGGGTAGAGGAGATTTGTGCTTTTTTGAAAAAAAATGCTCCGCGTCACTTAACTGCGCATGGCAAACAATTTCAGCTTGATGCGGATAAATTAGCGATTCCAAGTCTGGATATTCTTGACGTGCACTATTATCCGGCGAATGCCGAGGAGCTGCTGAAGGATGCAAAAGCGGTGCAAGCTGCTGGCAAAGTGTATATTGCGGGCGAATACGGCTGGCCTGATTGTGATTTGCAAGGTTTCCTAGCTGCGGCAGAGGCAGAAGAGGCTGTCTCCGGAACTTCCTTCTGGTCATTGTTCGGCCATCATGATGAGGGCGGGTACGTACAGCATTATGACGGGTTTGCCGTTCATTATCCCGGCTGCGGCATCAATGAGGAGCTGCAGCAGCGTATTCAACAGCTGAGAGAACATGCTTTCCGGATGAGTGGACAAACGCTGCCCGAGATTTCGCTCCCGGATGCTCCAATCATAAGGGATGCTGCTGCTGTAGTGAAATTTCGTGGAACGGTGGGAGCCGCCTATTATACGATCGAGAAATCTACCGAGGGTGAGAGCGGCCCGTGGCATATCGTATATGACAAGCAGCCGGTTCAACATGCTGGGGCTTGGATCGATCCGACTCGTATTCACACGAAGGAGGCTTATTACCGCGTTAAGGCACATAGCCTATCGGGCGAAGCCGGTGTATATTCGAGTGTATATAAATCGAATCCTTTTTAG
- a CDS encoding LacI family DNA-binding transcriptional regulator produces the protein MKKITLQLIADELGVSKALVSKALSNDPAVNDVTKETIWAKAEEMGYRMKSSRKTIPASRTGNLAVLMPRAYLDDMEYWGKVIHGIEKELANHSFSMILSSIEISLSPKDGLPSSIYEKKVDGAIVMGHLPDSYIQALAATDFPYVMVDANLLDSSIDHVLANNFLGAYQATNHLLESGHVKLGFVGDADTSWSFRERSRGFEEAIRDFNRKSTSSATAVTIEGVGVSGTGMYVADEFAKGLSRFVKADQPVTALFCANDLTAFESLKLLGDWGISCPGDISVIGFDDLTLTEIMSPKLTTVRVPKADIGSRAAQMILRRIEKPDVTPEHVLLSTQLIKRASVAILDNV, from the coding sequence ATGAAAAAAATTACGCTGCAACTAATCGCGGATGAGCTGGGCGTGTCCAAAGCGCTCGTATCCAAAGCGTTGTCCAATGATCCCGCTGTTAATGATGTAACCAAGGAAACGATATGGGCGAAGGCGGAGGAAATGGGCTATCGTATGAAATCGTCGCGCAAGACGATTCCGGCTTCGCGCACGGGCAATCTTGCTGTGCTGATGCCGCGTGCGTATTTGGACGACATGGAGTATTGGGGCAAGGTCATACACGGTATTGAGAAGGAACTAGCTAACCATAGCTTCAGCATGATACTCTCCAGCATCGAAATTTCGTTGTCGCCGAAGGATGGGCTGCCTTCGAGCATTTACGAGAAGAAGGTGGACGGTGCCATCGTCATGGGCCATCTGCCAGACAGCTATATACAAGCGTTAGCGGCAACGGATTTTCCTTATGTCATGGTTGACGCGAACCTGCTTGATTCGTCGATTGACCATGTACTTGCCAACAACTTTCTTGGCGCCTATCAGGCGACGAACCATCTGCTTGAATCTGGCCATGTAAAGCTAGGCTTTGTCGGCGATGCGGATACATCATGGAGCTTTCGGGAGAGGAGCCGGGGCTTTGAGGAAGCGATTCGCGATTTCAATCGTAAGAGCACAAGTAGCGCCACAGCGGTTACGATTGAAGGCGTCGGGGTAAGCGGCACGGGCATGTACGTAGCGGACGAATTTGCGAAGGGGCTAAGCCGATTCGTGAAAGCAGATCAGCCGGTGACCGCGCTGTTCTGTGCGAATGATCTCACCGCATTCGAATCGCTCAAGCTGCTCGGCGACTGGGGCATAAGCTGTCCTGGAGATATTTCGGTTATCGGCTTTGACGATTTAACGCTGACAGAAATCATGTCACCGAAGCTGACAACGGTACGCGTGCCCAAAGCCGACATCGGCAGCCGCGCTGCCCAGATGATTTTGCGCCGTATTGAGAAACCGGACGTAACGCCGGAGCATGTGTTGCTGTCCACGCAGCTTATCAAGCGCGCTTCGGTTGCAATATTGGACAATGTCTAA
- a CDS encoding sugar ABC transporter permease, translating to MNTLSYKAQRKLILISFLSIPLVLLCLFTYYPAVKLIYLSFTDWNGISKNSQWLGLGNYKEIFTNSDLFGVFIHQIPYVIIGVIQNIIAIVFAVILNSKLRGRNVFRVMLFLPFIMNAVAVAFMFQYVFDTTNGSLNNLLGMVGLSSLQQSWLGDVSLVNFSLASIGFWRFMGYNMVIYLGAMQSIPGDMYEAAKIDGSNRFQTLWYLTIPNLTKIIQLNMFLTLSGALAVFDLPFVLTKGGPAGASETFLLKTIETAFQFNNYGLASAMSVVLLFFTVVILGIQNAVINRKGE from the coding sequence ATGAACACCCTGTCATATAAAGCGCAACGAAAGCTAATTCTGATCAGTTTCCTATCGATCCCGCTTGTCTTGCTCTGTTTGTTCACGTATTATCCGGCCGTCAAATTAATTTACTTAAGCTTCACGGACTGGAATGGCATCAGCAAAAACAGCCAATGGCTGGGCCTCGGCAATTATAAGGAAATATTCACAAACTCCGATTTATTCGGCGTATTTATTCATCAAATTCCGTACGTCATCATTGGCGTCATTCAAAATATAATCGCAATCGTGTTCGCGGTTATTCTTAACTCGAAACTTCGTGGAAGAAATGTATTTCGCGTTATGCTGTTTCTTCCCTTTATTATGAACGCTGTAGCAGTCGCTTTTATGTTTCAGTATGTTTTCGACACGACGAACGGTTCACTGAACAACTTGCTGGGCATGGTAGGGCTTTCTTCGCTTCAGCAAAGCTGGCTCGGTGATGTGTCGCTTGTAAATTTCTCGCTTGCGTCGATCGGCTTCTGGCGGTTTATGGGCTACAACATGGTTATTTATTTAGGTGCGATGCAGTCCATTCCGGGCGATATGTATGAGGCGGCGAAAATTGATGGGTCTAATCGCTTTCAGACGTTATGGTATTTAACGATTCCGAATTTGACCAAAATCATTCAGCTCAATATGTTCTTAACGCTAAGCGGGGCGCTTGCCGTATTCGATCTGCCTTTCGTGCTGACCAAGGGCGGCCCAGCCGGCGCGAGCGAAACATTCCTGCTCAAGACGATCGAAACTGCCTTCCAGTTCAACAATTATGGTTTGGCTTCGGCGATGAGTGTCGTGCTGCTGTTTTTCACCGTTGTTATTCTTGGCATTCAGAATGCAGTCATCAACAGGAAAGGGGAATAA
- a CDS encoding carbohydrate ABC transporter permease, with protein MQVKRFDPIHVLKYLLLVFATFVVLFPPYVVLVNAFKTENEGSSPFALPESFFNFSNFITVIERANILQAFSNTFVIVIASLAGNVLLGTMVAYAIGRIEFKGKTQILGAFLVATIIPTITTQVVVFSLIQSMGLYNSLYAPILLFIGADVIQIYIYLQFIKNIPYELDESAMMDGASLFRIYAGIIFPLLGPATATLIILKTINIYNELYIPFLYMPKQELVVVSTSIMRFAGNNQAQWGNICAAILIIMIPTVLLYLFLQKYIFSGVTNGAVKG; from the coding sequence ATGCAAGTGAAACGGTTCGATCCCATCCATGTACTGAAATATTTGCTGCTCGTATTCGCTACCTTCGTCGTATTATTCCCGCCTTATGTCGTGCTTGTGAATGCGTTCAAGACGGAGAACGAAGGCTCCAGCCCATTCGCGCTTCCAGAGAGCTTTTTTAACTTCAGCAATTTCATAACGGTAATCGAGCGCGCCAACATCCTTCAAGCGTTCTCGAATACATTCGTTATCGTCATCGCATCGCTCGCCGGAAACGTGCTGCTTGGCACGATGGTGGCGTATGCGATTGGACGAATTGAGTTCAAGGGGAAAACACAAATACTTGGAGCCTTTCTAGTCGCTACGATTATTCCAACCATTACGACACAGGTGGTTGTATTCTCTCTTATTCAATCTATGGGTCTATACAACTCGCTGTATGCGCCTATTCTGCTGTTCATCGGCGCGGATGTGATTCAGATCTACATCTACCTGCAATTTATTAAAAATATTCCTTACGAGCTCGATGAGAGCGCGATGATGGACGGAGCCAGCTTATTTCGCATTTATGCGGGCATCATATTCCCGCTGTTAGGCCCAGCAACGGCCACGCTTATTATTTTGAAAACAATCAACATCTACAACGAGCTTTATATTCCGTTTCTGTATATGCCAAAGCAGGAGCTGGTCGTCGTCTCCACGTCGATCATGCGCTTCGCAGGCAATAACCAAGCGCAGTGGGGCAACATATGCGCAGCGATTCTAATCATCATGATTCCGACTGTGCTGCTGTATTTATTCCTGCAGAAATATATATTCTCCGGCGTGACGAACGGCGCGGTTAAAGGGTAA
- a CDS encoding transposase, with protein MGESRQRYSEDFKEKTVQYIQEQTKSVPQIAEELNIPAGTLHQWLAKHRKFENEPLVDREAIRQKDYKIEEQATEIEDLKEEIAILKKAMHIFSKERN; from the coding sequence ATGGGTGAGAGCAGACAACGGTATAGTGAGGACTTTAAAGAAAAGACCGTCCAGTACATTCAAGAGCAGACGAAAAGTGTGCCACAGATAGCAGAAGAACTAAACATCCCAGCGGGAACGTTACATCAATGGTTAGCGAAACATCGTAAGTTTGAAAACGAACCGCTCGTCGATCGCGAAGCCATCCGTCAAAAAGATTATAAAATCGAGGAGCAGGCCACCGAAATTGAGGATCTTAAAGAAGAGATCGCGATTCTAAAAAAGGCCATGCACATCTTCAGCAAAGAAAGGAACTAA